The sequence below is a genomic window from Cicer arietinum cultivar CDC Frontier isolate Library 1 chromosome 6, Cicar.CDCFrontier_v2.0, whole genome shotgun sequence.
AGATGGCCGAACCTTGGCTGATTACAACATCCAGAAAGAATCCACCCTCCACCTTGTCCTTCGATTGAGGGGAGGTATGCAGATCTTTGTAAAGACTTTGACAGGAAAGACCATAACTTTGGAGGTGGAAAGTTCAGACACAATTGACAATGTAAAGGCAAAAATTCAAGACAAGGAGGGAATCCCACCAGATCAGCAAAGGTTGATCTTTGCTGGGAAGCAATTGGAGGATGGAAGGACCCTAGCTGACTACAACATTCAGAAGGAGTCTACTCTTCACCTCGTGTTGCGTCTTCGTGGTGGATTTTAAGTTTTTGGATGTTACTTAGTGGTTTTTTTAATGTGTGAAAGTCCTTTAAGGTCTTTTGTTTTTAATGTTACAGAACTTGCTACTGTATGAATCTCGAGTCCGTGATGGCCCTTAAATCTTTAGTTTGCTATGATATTTGTATAATTCTGTTCTCACAGTATACTTCATGAACATGTACTATTTGCTATCCTTCGAGTGGTCAAGTattattcttttgttttctATCTGTAGTTCACAATATTACTGCTGCGTATGAAATTGGAGGAAGTAGATGTTTGCTATGTAGTGTCTTATCCTAGGCGGTAGGTACTTTTATCGCATCATTTgcatatcttattttatttcttataataACTAAACAAAAACTCTGGAAATATAAGGAATAGACCCAGGATCCGGTATAGATACTTCACTATCATCTTCAAAATCATTGAATGTAAGGATACCCGTGTAAAATTAATCTAGTTTTTGTCGGTATCAATGATTTACTGCTCCGGGCATTTGAGACACAGACCTCAGTTTGATGACATCTTTTACTAGGAATGGAATTTAAGCAAGAGTGGATATGCCAAAAAGAAGTATGTTATTAATCGAAACAGTCTTGCAAAAGACTATAGCAACAAGTttgtaatttgagaaaaaaatttgcAAGGATAAAGAGAAAAACAGGTTCGAACAATTGATTATCTATtcaatgataaaaaatttacaacacTCTCAGATTACAAACAGTAAGCTTTGGCTTATATATGCTGCCAATCTATTCCTGGACAGTTATAAAACAGTTACAAGATGAATGAGATGTCACATAGCCAGGcataaataactaaaacaaCATACAGCTAACGGAATAATCCACCAGGGTCTACAGAGTATAAAAGGGAGGTAAATTATGAAGGATGGCAAAAGCATCATTACTCCGATGAACTAGAaagaaaattttggagaagataATATAgctaatttgataaatattactTATAGATGTCTGATTGCTTGATTCTTAAGCATGCTTTGAAAGTTCATCCACTGTGCAAGTGAAATTATGACTGATAAGTGCGAACAGCCAAAGTTACATGTCTTGAAAGTGATTGTAGAGGTTCCATTGAGAACATGAGAAAACAAAATAGGTTATTTTCCCAGCTTTAGATCAGGTGTTATTACAAGGTGTTTAGAGAAGCAGAATGAGGTAGAACATGTAACTACAGCTGCTGTAAATCAAGCATTTTGGCCTAGAAACTCGCTTTCAGACTCATATGAAacaaaatgaggaatcttttattGGCAATCAAGTTGCAATGGCAGTTTGAAATAATCCTAATTTTCACGACCAGAAGGATTTTaagttcaaattatttttcttaggGGAAATACGAAAACAAGGTGAGGTCAAAATTaacatcaagaagaagaacaataactatttacttatttattcatGCAGAAATATTTCACACATTACATATATCTCTTGCACTGACATCATCACACAAAAGATTAACATTACATGGGTACAAACAAAAGCAAGAGAGTCACTTCCGAGTTTAACCAGAGATCTCAATGGACTTAACATCAGGCTTTTTGATCTGTTCTTTTGGAACAGTGACAGTGAGAACACCATTCTCCATGGCAGCTTTAACTTGTTCAATTTTAGCATTCTCAGGCAATCTGAATCTCCTCATGAATTTACCACTGCTACGTTCCACACGATGCCATTGATCATTCTTGTCTTCTTTCTCAACGCTCCTCTCTCCGCTTATCTGAAGAACCCTATCATCTTCAATTTCAACTTTCACTTCCTCTTTCTTCAGTCCAGGAAGATCAGCTTTAAACACGTGTGCTTCTGGTGTTTCCTTCCAGTCCACACGTGTGTTCACAAATGCAGAATTCTCACGAGATAATTCAGGGAATGAAGCAGAAACGGAACTAGAAAATGGAAAATCCTTAAAGGGATCCCAAAGGTCGAGGGAGAATGGATCGTAAACGTTGCTCCTTCGGCCACCAAAGAAACTTGGAATCAGCgacatttttatttctttagatGTACTAGTTGAGAACTCGGTTAATTGAGGATGGAATGGGATTTGATATCAAAATTTAGTGTGAATTGTGGATGACGTTGTATGCAGGCACGATGTGTATATGAATGGCATAGAGGAATCATCGTGTAGTATCGAGAAAATTCTACCGTGTCAACGGGGTCTTCAAAATGACACATTGTAGAAAGGCCCCACAAGATTGAGTAACAATAACTGGAATGTACTAGATTTTTCGTTTTAACAgcaataataatagtaattggGTAAGATAAACGagtttacttttttatttttaagatttaatttatatcggtacatgtatatataaattaaattttaaaaaataaaaaagtttttaccaaataaaacaacaaacatgaacctataattattatttttatctgtAGCCTATAACTAATTTATAtggaaaattatttaaataaactaaacCCATGTTTCATTCTTTAAGCATTTTCTATGAAGATTATTGACACCATAGAAACTAAGCTAAAGAAAGCACGTAGATTTTCTTTTCGaaaatttattacatatcaataaaaaataatatttcttagaCATTGAAGTGGATGATCGTAGGGATGACACTATTCCCTTGTGTTAGTTATCTTTGCTATTGAATAAAAATAGTATGCGTACTTcatctatatatttttaaacattaatagatattaatgattatttatttatatacaatgtttttttttcattatatagtACTTTTCTCTATATTTCGTCCAAAAAAGtagtaataattattaatacatatataataatattttattataaaaattattaatacataaacaaaaactaatacaacatgacaattttactaatttattattggTATAAATATTTGTACGTATAGATACCATTATATCAACATTTGTGACCATTAACTAAAAAGTAATCAAAtatccatttattttatttacggTTATTTGTTAAGCTTCTCGTGTCGTGTATTTTTGTGATTCTTATATGTTgaaaatgatgatgatattaataGTAGATTGTTGAAAATAATGATGTTATTAATGAGAAATGTGATATGAACAAACGTGTGATTTCAAACTTTAGTAACTTAGACTTAACTCTAAAGTTATCTTTAAacgattttgaaaaatgtgatttttgcagTCAAACTATAActaagagttcacataaatcaaTAATTAGATAATATGAACCTTTATACCGAATACACtctgatatatgtgaacttgatgggaTGTTAACCATAAATAAAAATCGTTATTTCATcctttttattgatgattgttctgattatacttttgtatatctaatcaaaaataaaagtgaattaCTTGACATATTTAAGATCTTTGTAACTaaaatggaaaataaatttagtaaaaagattaagaggtttcaTAGTGATAGAGGAACAAAATATGATTCcagtttatttaatgagttttataaaaacCCAAagaattatacatgaaactaCTGCACCGTATTCACATGAAATGAATCGTAAAGctaaaagaaagaatagaaaTTTTAcggaactagttgttgctattatGCTTAGCTCTGGTGAAACATCTCACTAGTGGggggaaattatttttattgtttgctatgttgtgaatagagttcctgaatctaaaaataaatcatctccttatgagataatgaagaaaagacaatCCAACTTATCTTATCTTCGAACATGGGGATGTTTGGCTTATGTAAGAATCTTCGATCCCAAGCAAATTAAACTCGCTAGTAGAGCCTATATATGTGTATTTATTGGGTATGCAATAAACAGTAAAGCATATAGGTTTTATGATCTAAATGCGAAAGTATtcatataatcaaataatattgacttctatgaaaataatttcctttcaaatcgagaaatagtggAGGCAGCGAACCTAGTCAAGTTCATGTGACAAGAAGCACTGAAAGAAAGAAACAAGGCAAAATAGAAACTCGaaggagtaagagagtaagagttgctaaagattatggacccgAATATATGACCTATAATTTAGAAGACGATCCTGCAAATCTTAAAGAAGTTTTGTCATCATTGGATGTAGATTTATGGCAagaatttataaaggataaaatagattctctagagtctaacaagaCCTGGCATCTAGTAGACTAGCCTCCtagttgcaaaccaataggttgtaaatggatcttgaaaaataaactaaaactcGATGAAActattgataaatacaaggcacgccttgtagccaaaggttttagacaaagagaaaatatagatttcttcgataGTTTTTCATCAgtcactagaataacatccattagggtgcTCATATCACTTGCTGCTATTCATAACTCGATGATACATCAGATGGATGTTAGAACaacctttttaaatggtgacttgGAAGAAaaatttgcactatcatatgtctctatgtaaaCGACTTTCTCATACTTCGTTCAAATATTCATGCtataaataatgtgaaatcattATTGAGtaacaattttaatatgaaagacctcggagaagcgagtgtaatccttggaatcaagattactaggttaGAAAAAGGAATTTATTTGGATTATTCTCGCTATGTTGAAAAAatcttaaagaaatataattactttgaatgTAAACctgtttgcacaccatatgatccaagtgtgaaacttttcaagaacactggtgaaggtgttaaACAAATTGAATATGCTaacatcattggcagcctcaagTATGctactgattgtactagacccaaCATTGCATTTGTCGTGggattgttgtgcaggtttactagtagatctagtatggagcattgacatgctatcgaaagagtcatgagataccttaaaaggaccatgagtctcagaTTACATTATCAATGATTTCTTGTCGTCCTTCAAGGATACAACGATATGATTGGAACACatttatcagatgactccaaagcaaccaATGGCTATATTTTCAGTATAGCCggtggtgttgtatcttggaaatctaAGAAACATACcatattggctcagtccactatgaaTTCTGAAATGATAGTACTAGATactgctagtgaagaagcaagaTGGTTGAGATTCTTGCTAGCTGAGATCCTTTTATGGGAAAAACCTTTCCCAGCTatgttgatccactgcgatagtactGCAGCTATTACAAAGATtgaaaatcattattacaacgataagagacgacaaatacaTCGTAAGCACATCACATTTAGAGAACTACTTTCTAAAGGAGCTGTTATAGTGGATTATGTACGgactgatgaaaatttagcaaATCCTTTAACAAAAgaattagctagagagaaagtcatAATTACATCCAAAAGGACGAAACTATTGTCTATCAATGAGTCACTCATGAGAATACACCCAAAtaaaaaggttgtgtgtggttttgatgtcagagataaaGTTCAAGACTAcaagtcactcttgttgaatctcaatcatacttgctatgcaaaggttcaagtcaagagacacctttgtttatgcacaatcttatagaagtGTTTGACGTTATTTCAAAAACcttctttttaaattcaagtgagCGATTGTTGGAATTGATGATGATATTAATGGAATATTATtagaaataatgatgacattaacgagagctagtgttgttgtgaattgaaaaataacgAAGTCCTACATAAAAGGGTTATCAAACACTAGTAATGTTTATAAGGTGCAGGTATAGAACTTGGGGTGTCCCCATggggtaccccaattttgtaaaGGAGGAATAACACATGCAAAATTGAGCCGTGGGCTTTGGCTCGGTTGGGCCAGGCTTTGCCTTTGGGTTTGGTTTTGGCTAAGTGGTGTATTATTGTCCTCCACCGAGTaaacatttaatatttgatcTAATCTTCCTTCCTGGATTTGGGTGTCAGTTATTGCCCaatcaaaaccctaatctttggtCTCATGCATATGTTGTTTCCCGATCCAAAACCTAGGTCAAAACCCTAAGTTTGAAACGCACATTTTTTATGGTCAATCAGTTTGGAGCACGCGTTTCTGAGGTCAAATCTTGTAGCGCATGTTTAGATGGATTCTTGAATTTCTCTGATCTAGTTGcggatttcctctataaatagaggatTCTCTTGagttggaaaatcacaccaaaagcaCCATGAATCtgaatttttttctctattttcccCCTTTCTTACTcacttcttctctttcttttgagtgATCTTAGTACCATATTACGAGTGACAGACATTCGACTACCATATTGCAAGTGTAATtatagaacggttttctacggtgcagtagaACTCTGATACAATGTATCTAGGTTGTTTTATCCTGAAGACTTCGTAGTTGATAatctgtcttgcacaatttgggcagtgcctcgaaacgtcttaaagagagggATCTAGTCCGCAACTCAACCAATAATATTTACGGTGGcataaattatgttttcaaagtttttttaatattaaaaaataacactaTATAATTGAGCTTGATTACAATTTGGATATCTAAGAGATAATAAATATTGGTCAATGCCACTATATCCGATCTTGAAAAtactatgaaaatatttttatttcatttaaaattattactcaTGCATGTATCGCACCAGTCCAAGTTCTAGTTTGGTTGAATTTGTATGTCAATTGATACCTCAAGTTGCTTTATTATGATTAAGTGTGCTTGATCTATTTTAATGATGAAAATTACATCAGAATTTGGAAGTAAATTGTATACACAAGCATAGTAAAAGGTAAAAGGTAAAATCATTTCCCCCTTctcaaagaaaattgatttgctctttttcacataaaatttgattttcctCTTCTTcacataaaatttgattttccttttcttcataaaaaatttgatttttctctTCTGTCATGAATCGTATCTCCTCGTAATCTTAAATCGAAGGTCGGAAACCTAAATTAATGAATCTACAACTATGAGATTCTCCATCATGTGAACACTCATCTGAATATAGAATTGTGGTATGATATTACACATTTTCATCAGTTGCAACTTCGTTTCATCGTTATGTTAATATGCATCTTCGTTTTTAGGTTATGCTTTTTCAATTCTCAATTGCAATTATCAATTGAATATCTTCTAAGTGATTTGAAGTTATGGAACATAGCAATTGTACATTAAAAGATCATAGATTGAAGCCATGTTTTAATAACAATTTGAAGTGTTAAAGGTTGCAGCTCATGCGTTAGGAATGTTATAAAGATTTAcccttaaaattttgaaaaatttagatGTTAAAAAATGTCATGATTCGTTGATCTATTCACCTATGTGTATTAGGCGAACTTcaaaaatttggttgaattTATATGTCATATAATATTCCAAAAACTGATGCAATTCACCACTAAATATGTAGTGCGTATGTGGtctttcaaattcatcaagttGTTTCATTATGTTTAAGTGGTTTTGAATCTATTTTGATGATGAAAACTACCTAAGAATTTGGAAGTAACTTGgttatgttttagttttttttggtaatttttagatgatttttGGATAGAAAGTGCTGGAGTTTGTTTGGGGGATGGTAAACAATTTACTTTTAATACTTTAATAAACTTAGATGTTAAAAAATGTCATGTATAGTTGGTAGAGACGGATCCATAGAGTCAACTGACAAAGAGtctaaatttttgttattagtttaatatttaataattattaaaatcacatactataaaaattaaaattcaaaatggtAAAGGATAATTTCTctattatttgtattattattattattatacctaATCCTAAAATCCAAATGAATTTGTATATGATAAAATAGTAACAAaatcaaaaatgaaattaaattcaccaatcaattttttttatatatatatacaaaataacaaATCAACTATTATTACTCAGACCAAAACACATTATTTTCTATAGCATACTATTTCTTTTTTCCCCTGGTATTTGCTACAGAAGCATTGTAGCTAGAGCTGTTAATTTGACAAATCGCATAATTATTGATCTCGACCCACATATTGGAAGGgccacaaaaatttataatttaaaaagctTAAAAAACAAAACCCCCACACTAAAAaccccctaaaattttgtgggtttAATGGACCTATAAAcctactttttcaaaaaagaattgaTGAAATTCACcggtgtatatatatatatatagatatatatatgcttcgactttttaatttatcaagTTATTTCACTGTGCgtaagtttatttgaatttattttaaggATGAAAATTAACTTAGAATTTGGATGTAGATTGGATACACAAATATAGTAAGATTATAACAGACAAGAAACTGGTGCATTAtgtaattttgaaagttttatcctctattaaaatttatggtaatttttggaatgaactttttggataaCAAGTGGAGGAGTTGGTTTGGGagtgttaaaatatttaaccttataattttgagaaatttgGATGATAAAAATCCATTActctttatctcttttaataTTAtccattttctctctctctctctctttttatttttttataatgaagaGACAGTAAAATTAGGAGAAAGTTAGAGAAAAAAAGATTAATGAAGagaaagtaaataaaattatttaaatatgtgacCATCAAAActcttaaattttgtttaacatAATATCTTATTTTCCTACTTAGATTGGTGCAATACAGTTAATTACATTTAGAATGTCcactcaaaatcaaattttttaaattaaaatggttagatttttaaaagatataaaatcTGAATCGAATGGTCCAATTATGTTGACTACCGTAAGTCCGAATTCCCTACTTTTATCCCACAAATGAGAATAACAATTGGACTAAACATAGTAAATGTTCCCAAATCTAGAGACTTCTGGTTGCAGTATGGAAGAACTCTGTATTATTTCTGAATTTCTGGAAAATTCGGAAAATACTTCAAATAgataaaaggaaagaaaataggATTTATCTCGAAAGTACTACATTACTCATCCACTTGGTTTAAATACCCAATGCGTCCCTTCATTAAACCATCGAAATAAACAGACTTCAAATTGTTGCCAATTTTGTGTTTACGGTTTAGCAACTTCACATTATAAACTTCCATTTGCAGAATTTCCATTTCAGAAGAATAAAAATGTCGCTGATTCCAAGTTTCTTTGGTGGCCGAAGGAGCAACGTTTACGATCCATTCTCCCTCGACCTTTGGGATCCCTTTAAGGATTTTCCATTTTCTAGTTCTGTTTCTTCTTCATTCCCTGAATTATCTCGTGAGAATTCTGCATTTGTGAACACACGTGTGGACTGGAAGGAAACACCAGAAGCACACGTGTTTAAAGCTGATCTTCCTGGACTGAAGAAAGAGGAGGTGAAAGTTGAAATCGAAGATGATAGGGTTCTTCAGATA
It includes:
- the LOC101515262 gene encoding 18.5 kDa class I heat shock protein-like is translated as MSLIPSFFGGRRSNVYDPFSLDLWDPFKDFPFSSSVSASFPELSRENSAFVNTRVDWKETPEAHVFKADLPGLKKEEVKVEIEDDRVLQISGERSVEKEDKNDQWHRVERSSGKFMRRFRLPENAKIEQVKAAMENGVLTVTVPKEQIKKPDVKSIEISG
- the LOC101488336 gene encoding 18.5 kDa class I heat shock protein-like is translated as MSLIPSFFGGRRSNVYDPFSLDLWDPFKDFPFSSSVSSSFPELSRENSAFVNTRVDWKETPEAHVFKADLPGLKKEEVKVEIEDDRVLQISGERSVEKEDKNDQWHRVERSSGKFMRRFRLPENAKMEQVKAAMENGVLTVTVPKEEIKKPDVKSIEISG